A segment of the Pirellulales bacterium genome:
GTTGGCAACGATCCCGGCGCCAACGGCTGGGAGCTGCAATTGAACTTCGGCGCGCAGAATGTGCCGCTGCAAGATGACTTGTGCGAAGCGCTCAACGCGCAATCTCAGCGGGCTTGGAAGCAGCTCAATCCGCACGGGGCGATTAATCTGAAGGCGGAGCTGCACTATCTAACGGCCAGCAAGACGCCGGAAATCCAATTCCGCGCGGAGCCGGTCGACGAAACCACTTCGATCGAGCCGGTCATGTTTCCCTACAAGCTGGAAAGGCTGAAAGGCGCGCTCGTCTATCACGAGGGGCGGATCGACATCGAAGGAATCCGCGCCGTTCACGCCGGGCGGCCGGTCGAAACCAGCGGCTATTGTGAATTCGATCGCCAGGGGAACTGGCATTTGCGATTCGATCGCCTTTCGGTCGACCATCTGCGAGCCGATCGCGACTTGATCGAGGCTCTCTCCGGCCGGCTGAAAAAGTGCGTCGTTGCGCTGAACCCCACGGGCTCGATCAACATCAATAACGGGATGCTGGAGTTCTTCGGCTCTGCCACGCCGGGCAGCCCGACCCGCGCCGGCTGGAACTTGCCGTTTAACATCATTCAAGGAATTGTCGGCAATGGAATCCGGATCGAGAATATCAACGGCAATGTCCGCTTGATCGGCGAATGCGACGGACAGCAGGCCCATTCGCACGGTTTCGTGGACATCGATTCGCTGACTTTCAAAGACTTTCAATTCACGAAAGTGCAGGGACCCTTTTGGGTCGACGAAAAGCGAGTGGTCTTCGGCTCCGCGGCGGAGCAATCGCAGCCCGGCCAGCCTCCGCACCGCATGACGGCCCAACTTTATGGCGGATTCGTGCAGACCGACTGCGCGATTGCCCTGGGCGACACGCCCCGGTATTCGCTGCAAGCTGTGTTGACCGACGCCGACTTGAAGCGATTCGCGCACGAAACCGTTCCCGGCAAGCAAAGGCTCGACGGCCGGGTGATGGCCAGCATCGATCTCGGCGGTGACACGAACGGCATGCATTCGCTATCTGGACGCGGAGAGGTGCGGCTCACGCAGGCCGACATTTACCAGTTGCCGTTCATGGTGTCGCTGCTCAAGCTGCTCAGCGTCAAGCCTCCCGATTCCACCGCCTTCACCAAGAGCACGATCGACTACCGGATCGAAGGGGACCACGTCTATTTCAATAAGATCGCTTTCATTGGCGATGCGATCAGCTTGGAGGGGAGCGGCGAGATGAATTTCGACACGGCAATCAATTTGACCTTCCACTCGCAAGTCGGCCGCAGCGATTGGGAGCTGCCGGTGTTCAAAGCCGTGATGGGCGCGGCCAGCCGCCAGATCTTGCTGATCCATGTGGCGGGCACCTTGGCCGATCCGAGGATGACGCGCGAAGTGCTCCCGGGGGTCAGCAAGGCCTTGCAGCAAGTGCAAGACAACATGCAATCGGGCTCGCAACCGCCGATCTATCCGCAGGCCCGCGCCATGGCGCCGGCGCGGTAGAGGAAGGAGGCAGTCGGGAGAAGGCAGGCGGCACTCGGCAGGCGGCAGGGCAATGCTTGCGGTTTAGCCTACGTGAAAAGAAGCCGCCAGCGGCGTCGCCGTTTGCGACGTAGAATTAACCGGATGGGAACGGTTGCGCGAACGAGGCGGTGAAGGTGACGATATGAGCGTCGGACCGATGGGTTTCTTTGGCAGCATCGCGGCCACTCCGCTTTCGCAGTCGCAGGGGAGCGATGTCGATCGGGCGGCTCAAGAATCGTCCGCGCAAAGCGGCCAAGCCGCCAACGCGACCAAGGCCGAAAACGCGGCCGGGATCGGCGCGACCGACGGCGAGGAACACGCTGCCGCCGAGCGAGACGCCGACGGCCGGCGAATCTGGGAAAAGTCTCCCGGCAAAAAGAAACCGGCCGCGGCAGGCGCCGAAACGCCTCCCGCCGAACCTCCGCCGCTCAGCAAAGACGCCACCGGCGCCAGCGGCAATCAGCTCGATCTAACGGGCTGACAACGAACTTCTGCCCCTGTACGCGAGCGGGTTTGCCGCGCCCGGCGAATTGCCGTAGAATCCCCTGTCCGAAAATCGCAATTTCGCGGAACTTGTCGCCATGCGGTTCACCAAGATGCACGGGGCGGGCAACGACTATGTTTATGTCGATTGCTTTGCCCAACCAATCCCCGCCGACCCGCCGGAGCTGGCCCGCAAAATCGCCGATCGGCATTTCGGCGTCGGCGGAGACGGACTGATCTTGATTTGCCGGTCGAATATCGCCGACGCCCGGATGCGGATGTTCAATGCCGACGGGTCGGAAGCGGAGATGTGCGGCAATGGCGTGCGCTGCGTGGCCAAGTACGTCTACGATCACGGGCTGGCTCGCAAGCCGACGCTGAAGATTGAAACGGGCCGCGGTGTGCTTGCGCTCGATCTCGAAGTCGTCGACGGTCGCGCCGAGCGGGTCCGAGTCGATATGGGAGAGCCGATCTTGGATATGGCTCGAATCCCGGTTGATTTGCCGCGCGAGATCGGGTCAAAACAGCTAGTGGATTTTCCCTTGGATAAGTACATTCCGCTACGCTTGGACCGCGAATGGTCGGAGGTGGACTGTCGGCTCGATCCGCGAATGACTGCTGTTTCAATGGGCAATCCACATTTGGTGATCTATTGCGGACAAGTAGCCGGAGTGCCGTTGGAGACTTTGGGACGGTTCCTCGAGACTCAGCCGATCTTTCCCAAGCGGATCAATGTGCATTTCGTCCAGATCCAATCGCGCGACGAGGTGACGATGCGCACGTGGGAGCGCGGCAGCGGCATCACTCTCGCTTGCGGCACGGGGGCCAGCGCCGTCTGCGTGGCCGGTGTGCTCACCGAACGGACGGCTCGCAAAATACTCGCGCACCTGCCGGGGGGCGATCTGCAATTGGAATGGAACGCCACCGATAACCATGTGTACATGACCGGGCCGGCCGTCGAAGTTTTTTCCGGCGACTGGTAGCACGAAATCATCAACTCGGAATGGAAGCCGACCAAGTGAAAATCACCAATCCCTTTGCGACCAATGTGGTGGGGCTGCTGGCCACCACCGCCATCCGCGGATGGATGAGCACGCTCGAATACAAATTTGCCGCCTACGAGCCAAACACCGATCCACTCGAAACGGCCTTCCACGGTCAAAAGATCTACATCTTTTGGCACGAATACATCCTTTGCCCGCTTTATCTTCGCGGACATTGCAATGTGGCGATGCTGTTAAGTCAGCATCGCGACGCGGGGTATTTGGCCCGCATCGCGTACCACATGGGATACAAGTGTGTGCGGGGTTCTTCGTATCGAGGCGGGGCCACGGCGTTGCGCGAGCTGCTGCGCAAGAGTCGCGGAATGAATCTGACAATTACGCCGGATGGTCCCCGTGGGCCGCGCCGTAGGCTGGCGCCCGGACCGATCTATCTGGCCTCGAAGCTGGGGATGCCCTTGGTCGCGGCCGGGATGGGTTACGACCGCCCCTGGCGGATGCGCACCTGGGACCGCTTCGCCCTCCCCCGACCCGGCTCGCGAGCGCGTTTGGTCACTGGTCCGGCAATTACGATTCCGCCGGACCTGGATCGCGACTCGATCGAGCGCTATCGCGGCGGTGTGGAGCGGCTCCTGAACCGCCTTACCAGCGAAGCGGAGGCCTGGGCCGAAGCCGGTACGGCCAAGCGTGAAGAGGCGCCGGTCCGCCGCGAACCTGCGCGGCGCCGTTCCGAATCGTCCGCTCGGTCGCTGGAATTTCCCGAACCGATCCCACGCCCGCGGATCGCACTGCCGCCGGCTGCATGAAACCTCGGCCGCTCCGCACCAGTTCGCGCGGTTAAATCCTTGCAGCAAGGGTCGCGAGCCGTTAATCTGGTCGATTGAGGCGAGTCGCCAAGCGGCCATTCACGGGCCGGGCTCGGTCCGTCTCGCGGTTTTCTCATGAGTTTGCCATGTCGTCGAGTTTACGAGCCGCCGCCAAACTCTGCCGCGTTTCCGTTGGTCTATGTGCTTGCTTTCTGGCCGGGTCATCGGCCGGTTGCGGCTCAGGCGAACCGTTTTCTTACGTGAAAGTGTATGGCAAGGTGAGCTACGACGACGGCACGCCGATCAAGGCGCCCGAAGAAATCAAGGTGAAGTTTATTTCAGAGAACGCGCCGGCCGTCGATGAAAAGACCCACGCTCGCATGGCGGGCGCGTTGCTCAACCCCGACGGTCGATTCGACACGGTCACAACCCATACCTTCGGCGACGGCATCCTGCCGGGTAAGCACAAGGTGTTGGTGTTCGTTGTGGACGACCGGAATCAGCCGATCGAGGGATTCGTTCCACCCGAATATGGCGACCCGGCTAAGACCCCAATCGAAGTCGATACGGCGAAATTGCCGTGGGAGATCAAGGTCAAGAAGCCTGCGGGCGGTGCGTCGAGATCAGCGGGTTCCCGTTAGATGGCCAACTTACCGCGTCGCGCCTCGGTCATGCCAAATGCGCCCAATAATCAAGGAGTTACCCATGCTATTGAACTGTCCAACTACCGTCCATCGCTTCCATTTTTCCCTTTGTCTAATCGCGTGCCTGCTGGTCGGATCGCTTGTCGGCTGCGGCGGTTCCGGGGATCCATTTGCTTATGTGAAAGTGAACGGCAAGGTGACCTATGACGACGGCACGCCGATTCCGGCAAAGCGAATCACACTGTTCTTCATCACTGAATCAGCTCAACCGGTCGATGCGAAAACCTATCCGCCACAGGGTAAGGCCGATGTAATGGCTGCCGACGGCAAATTCGACGTGGTGACCAGCCACACCTACGACGATGGTTTGCTGCCGGGCAAACACAAGGTGCTCGTGATCCCGAAGGATGATACTGGCCGGCCGGTGGAGGGATTCGTTCCGAAAGAATACCGCGAACTTGCGACCACCCCCGTCGAAGTCGATACGGCAAATCTACCGCTGGAGATTAAGGTGAAGAAGCCGAAATGATCGGCGGCCGGCCGCGTCGCGGGCTACGCCGTCAGCTCGGCAAAGTTCTTGAGGATTCGCAGGCCGTCGGATTGGCTCTTCTCGGGATGAAACTGCGTGGCGAAGATATTGTCGCGCCAGATCATCGAGCAGAAGGGGCCGCCGTAATCGGTTTGCGTGGCGATCAGTTCCGGATCCCGCGGCACGACGTAATAGGAATGCACGAAGTACGCGTGAGCCCCATTTTCCAATCCGGCTAAGATGGGCGCTCGGCGGCGAATCTCCAGGGCGTTCCAACCCATGTGCGGAACTTTGTATTCCGCCGGCAGATCGAACCGTACCACTTCGCCGGGCAACACTCCTAGACCCTCGAACCGCCCTCCTTCATAGCCAAAGTCAAATAAAAGCTGCAAGCCCAGACAAATGCCCAAAAACGGTTTTCCGGCGGCGATCGCCTGCTTGATCGGTTCGACCAATCCGCGACGCCGCAATTCGGCAATCGCATCAGGGAAGGCGCCCACGCCGGGGAGCACGATCTTGTCGGCTGCGGCCAAATCAGCCGGGTCGCTCGTGATCAACGCTGCATGGCCGACCTTTTCGAATCCCTTTTGGACGCTGCGAAGATTGCCCATCTGGTAGTCGATGATCGCGAGCATGGGCGGGTCCAGCGGTGAACGGCGTTGGATTGAACGGAAGGCCAGGGCACGCAATCGCAGACATCCGCCCGCCCGCGGAGGTTCGCCCAGCACCCACGATTCTAAACCACACGTTGTCGCGGTGACTACTGGCCAAGCCGGTCGGCGTAGACGAACTGTCGACTGCCTCCTGCCGACCTCTTCCTCCCGCCCCTATTGTCCGCACTTGTCGGGATAGATGACCAGTTCGACTCGGCGGTTGCGGGCCTTGCCGGCAGTGGTCGCATTGCTTACGACCGGATGGTTCCCCCCGTGCCCGACCAGGAAGAGTTGGTTTGGCCGCAAATGCGTGCGGGCGGTGAGATAGTCGAACACGGCCATCGCCTCGCTCATCGAGTATTGGTGCGGCGAGACTTGCGACGGCGGTGGGTCGCTGTCGGTATGCCCTTCCACGCCGATGATCTGCTCCGAATAGTTCCGCTCGATCTCCGCGGCCACCGCGTCGAGCAACTGCGTCGCGTCGGAACGAAGCTGGGTCGTGCCGGGGCTGAACAGCCGATCCGCCGAAAGCTCGAACCGCACCGTGTCGCCATCCTGCCGGACCTCGACGCCGGGAATGCTGAGATTGGGCAGGTTCTGCTTGAGGCTGTTGTTCGGCGTGATCAGCGCCCCGGCGCGGCGCTTGGTGGAAGCGACGACCGCCTGGGCGTTCTTCTCGACGACCACTTTATCCTGCCGGGCCTGCGCCAACTGCGAGGTCGTGCTGCTGAGCTGCTCGCGCAAGGCGGAGACCTGGTCTTGCATCAGCCGCGATTGGCGCTGCGTTTGAGCCAATTGCGTTTGCAAGTCCTGATTGTCCTGATCGAGCGACGAGGCGCGGCTTTGCAGTTCTTGATTGCGCTGCGCCAGCGCCGCTTGCTGCTGCTGGACGGTCGTCAATTGAGTTTGCAATGCGTACGGATTCTGGGCGCACCCGGCAATCGCCAGCACCGCGAACGCCAACAGCACCCGGCCAGCGGCGGAACCCCGCATGGCGATCTCCGAATTGAGCGACGTGAAAAGCTGCCGCGCCGCCAGGGGCGGCAGAAGAGAAGAAAATCGGGTGGGATAGTAGCAATGCCGCGCCACTCCAGCAAGGGCAGTTCCGGCGTAGCGAACCGACGACATGCGGCTCAAGACCGGGGCCGCTATGTGCTTCGCATCAGGTCGGGGCCGCGTGATAGCGAAGCTAGCAGCCGTAAGACGCGCAGACGGTCAATCCGTTCGCGAAATCGCGAAATTGACGCTGCCCTTCCGGCGAATCATCCGCCGCCGGCACAGGACGCCGCCACCCATAGCCATTAGGCAAAGAGCGATCGAACTCGGCTCGGGGACGCCCGTCGGATTGCCGCCAATGGGGTCTGCGCCGGGGCCGGCCGGAATCGGATCGCCGCTGAAGCCTTCAGCACTCGGGGGATCAAGATTTGACGAACTCGGCGCGCCCGAGGCGAAAGGCGCCGTGGGCTGCAGGGAATCGGCGAAAGCGATTCCTCTCGACAATGTAGTGGACACACTCCGCGTGCCGTCCGCCGAAAGTCCTCCGAGAGCTGCGTCGAGAGGGTTGCCACTGGAATCCGAAGCGTCGATCGTTACCATCCCGGGGCTATTCATGGTGCCGCCGATCACGAGCGAATTTTGCGCGATATGATCGGCCGTAAGATCGCTGCCGGCGCTGACTTGAACATTGCCCAAACCGTCGATGCCACCGACGACTTGATTCGTGCCGGACACGACGACTCCGGAGGTCGTGCTGTTGTTGACGATATGCACGCGATTGCCGCCGGCCGAACCCAGGGCGGAGACCGAGCCGGCGAGTTCGAGCGTGGCCCCCGAAGCGACCGTGGCGGTGGCGCCGGCCGCGACCGTGGCCGCGCCGGAGGCGATATTGAACTTGAGTGTGCCAGCTAGGACGGTCGTGCCGCCGGTATAGGTTTTGGCGCCAGAGAGAATCAACGTGCCCGGGCCGAGCTTCGCGACGCCGGCCGGTATCGCGATCCCATTGGTGTACGTCACCGCCCCACTGGCATTGGTCGTATCGAAACCAAACCCCGTGCTTGGGGCGCCAAAAGTTGTCTTACCAAGCAGCGCCGCCACCTGCGTCTGGGTATAATCGGTGTTACCCCCGTAATTGACCGCCAGCATCGAGCCGGCATTGTTCACGGCGACCGAAGAGGTCGTGGCGAGTGCGCCGTTGTTTGCGGATTGCAAGGTACCGCCGTTGACGGTGGTCGGGCCAGTATAGGTATTGGCCCCGGTAAGTGAGAGCTTGCCGGTGCCTTCTTTAGTCAAGCTGCCGTTACTGCCGCCGTAGTAACCGCCGTTGGCGATGACTCCCGAGATCGTGGTATCGGTATTCAGGCTGCCGGAGGTCAAGGTCGCGGCGCCGAGTTGATATGTGCCGGCGCCTTCGATCGAGCCGACCGTGACGAAGGGCGTACCGCTGATGTCGAGGATGCCGCCGGCGTTGGCGATAACCCGCGCCGTGCCGCCGCTGGGGGTATTACCGCCCTCGCTGATGAAATAGGTGCCTCCGCCGGCTCCGCCGTTGCTCCCGCCATTGGAAATCAGCGTAGCCGCCGCAGCGGTGTCCGTGCCGTCGAAGTCGGTTTCGCCGCCGCCGGTGCCGCTGACCGTGCCGCCATTGTTGGTGAACGTATCATTGCCGGCGGTGGAGCTGGTGATGTACGTTTTACCGCCGCTGGCGCCGCTGACCGTGCCGCCGTTGTTGATGAACTTCGCGGTATCGGTGCTGGCGCCGCTGCCGTTGATGTTGGTGAGGCCGCCGGCAGCCCCGCTGACGGCGCTGCCGTTGTTGGTGATCGTGGCACTGGCCATGTCCGAGCCGGAGTTGAAGTCAATCTCGCCGCCGAGGCCTCCGGCGATCAGTGCGCCGCTGGTCGTCAGCGTGGCGTGGTCGGCCGTCGAGCCGCCGTAAAACACGGTGTTGCCGCCCTGCAAAGGACCATTGTAGTTGTCGAAGATTCCGCCGTTGTTGGTGATGGTGGCATGGTCGGCGGAGGCGCCGCTATTGAAGTAGGTGCGCCCGCCGACGCCGCGGTTGTTGTTATCATTCGCGCTGTTGTTCGTAATGGCGACCGTGCCGGCCTTGGAGGCGTTGAAGAATTGAGTGATGCCGCCAGACGCGCCGAAGCCGCCCGTTGCGCCACCATTGACGATCGTCGCGGTGGTCCCCGCGTTCGAGGAATCGTAAAAGTCGATTTCGCCGCCGTTTTCCCCGACGTTGGATGCCCCGACGTCGGAGCCGCCGAGGTTCGTAAAAGTGCCGCTGGCGGCTGTTGAGTTGTTGCGAAACTGCACCAGGCCCGCAGCGCCGTGATCTCCCATGCCGCCGTTCGTGGTGAAAATGCCGTTAGCGGCACTGCTCGAATCGTAGAACAGCGTCGAGCCGGTATTGCCGGCGGTCGGGCTTTGGCCCATCGTCGTGAAATGGGCGTGGCCCGCGTCGGAGCTATCGTGGAACCGGGTCACGGCGCCCGAGATCGAGCCGTTGCCGTTGGCGGTAATGATCGTGGCATTGCCGGCCGTGGACGAATTTCGGAACTCCGTGAGTCCGTCGACGTTCGTGGTCACTATGGCGGTGCCTGCGGTCGCGTTGTCCTCGAAATAGAGGCCGGAATAGATGCCGTGGGTCGCGATTGTGGCCCCGCCGGCAGACGCGAAGTTGACGAATTCATTGATGGTTAAGGTGTTGATCGTGATGTTGGCGGTGCCGCCGTTGGAGGTGTCCTCGAATT
Coding sequences within it:
- the dapF gene encoding diaminopimelate epimerase, producing MRFTKMHGAGNDYVYVDCFAQPIPADPPELARKIADRHFGVGGDGLILICRSNIADARMRMFNADGSEAEMCGNGVRCVAKYVYDHGLARKPTLKIETGRGVLALDLEVVDGRAERVRVDMGEPILDMARIPVDLPREIGSKQLVDFPLDKYIPLRLDREWSEVDCRLDPRMTAVSMGNPHLVIYCGQVAGVPLETLGRFLETQPIFPKRINVHFVQIQSRDEVTMRTWERGSGITLACGTGASAVCVAGVLTERTARKILAHLPGGDLQLEWNATDNHVYMTGPAVEVFSGDW
- a CDS encoding lysophospholipid acyltransferase family protein, yielding MKITNPFATNVVGLLATTAIRGWMSTLEYKFAAYEPNTDPLETAFHGQKIYIFWHEYILCPLYLRGHCNVAMLLSQHRDAGYLARIAYHMGYKCVRGSSYRGGATALRELLRKSRGMNLTITPDGPRGPRRRLAPGPIYLASKLGMPLVAAGMGYDRPWRMRTWDRFALPRPGSRARLVTGPAITIPPDLDRDSIERYRGGVERLLNRLTSEAEAWAEAGTAKREEAPVRREPARRRSESSARSLEFPEPIPRPRIALPPAA
- the hisH gene encoding imidazole glycerol phosphate synthase subunit HisH; translated protein: MLAIIDYQMGNLRSVQKGFEKVGHAALITSDPADLAAADKIVLPGVGAFPDAIAELRRRGLVEPIKQAIAAGKPFLGICLGLQLLFDFGYEGGRFEGLGVLPGEVVRFDLPAEYKVPHMGWNALEIRRRAPILAGLENGAHAYFVHSYYVVPRDPELIATQTDYGGPFCSMIWRDNIFATQFHPEKSQSDGLRILKNFAELTA
- a CDS encoding OmpA family protein, translating into MSSVRYAGTALAGVARHCYYPTRFSSLLPPLAARQLFTSLNSEIAMRGSAAGRVLLAFAVLAIAGCAQNPYALQTQLTTVQQQQAALAQRNQELQSRASSLDQDNQDLQTQLAQTQRQSRLMQDQVSALREQLSSTTSQLAQARQDKVVVEKNAQAVVASTKRRAGALITPNNSLKQNLPNLSIPGVEVRQDGDTVRFELSADRLFSPGTTQLRSDATQLLDAVAAEIERNYSEQIIGVEGHTDSDPPPSQVSPHQYSMSEAMAVFDYLTARTHLRPNQLFLVGHGGNHPVVSNATTAGKARNRRVELVIYPDKCGQ